The Helicobacter sp. 12S02232-10 genome contains the following window.
CTGCATTATCAAAAATACAATCATAGAATCCATTTTGATTATCCACTACATTTGGCATAATGTATTTTGGCGTAGTGGTTCTGGAAAATAACATCTTGGTTATATTGATCAAGGGAATGATAGAATCTGTGATTTCAGCGTGGTTATAACGGATAAATTCTTGTGCTTGATCTTCATCTCCAAAAGAAAGCAAATCGGCTTGAAATTCAATCAGTTTTTCATAAAAATATTCAGGATGCAAAATGGATTTATTCTTAATATAAGAAAAAATCATATACCACTTTTTTAATATTGACAAAGAAAGATATGTGGAAAAGTCTAAAATATTTTTGGTGCGACTCAGACCTTTAAAACTCTGATTTAAAAGACTTTTATGCTGATTGATTGAATAAACGATTTCATCAATATAAGATTTAATGATGGGAAGTTTTGAAATATCGAGCATCGTTGGTATAAATTTATCATCTAAAGTGATTTTTTTATCGACACTCACACTCCCTATCCTACAAATTGGTATTTCAGAATAATCAGAAGAGTTGGCACTCTTAATACCCAAAGAAAGCCGTAGGCTTGCCAAAACAACGTTAATTTTTTCTTGAGAATGAACTGAAGAAATCATATTGTCTTCTATAGAGCCTAAATTATTCGCGCTTGTATCATCAGATATTTTTGAAGAAATGACAGATTGAGTAGATAAAAACTTGGTATCAGGAATAGAATTCTGTACCGACAAATCCGCTTTAGTATCGATACTTGCAGGGATTTTAAGCACAATAACAGAGCCTGCAAGTGCCTCTTCTTTGAGATCTAGAGGTTCAGGTAAAAAATCTTCATCTGGCGCATTAAAAACGCTTCCATCAATACTGATTCCAGAAATCTTGGAAAGCGCAATTTTTCCCTGCAAAAGCATTTCGGCGGAAAATTCAATTTTACTGATACCATAAAGATTATTATGAGCCATAATCGTTTTTTGATTGATATTTCTTTCAAGATATCTTTCTTGCTGTTCAAAATGCACTCTATCCACATTCATACCATTGAGCCATACAACCTTAAGGTTATTTGCCATTTATCAACTCCTTTTTCTTATTTTTATTTCCCTCTATGAAAATGCCTTTTTTAGAAATTTCAAAGGTGATTTTTTTCCCTCGAATTTCTTTGCTTTTAATCGCTGATTTAATCTTTTTATTTTTGACATCAGCATAAATGGCCAAAATTCCTATATAAGGAACATCTTTCTTTTTAATGGCTGTGATTATTATTTTGTCATCAGGAATCATTTGCAGTTTTATAGAATCTATTTTGTCTTTTCCTAAAATTGTGTCTTCTCTTTCAATTAAATCTTGAATGAATGCCTCTTTGAACTTTGTGATATTAGATAATTCATAAAAAACTATGGTTATAGGAATTTCATCCTTTTTATAGTTTAAATTAGAATTTTTTTGATTGAAAATCTCAATTTGTTTGACATTGCCACAGCCTGAAAATAAAAAAAATAAAGATAATACACTCAGATAGAATATTTTAATACGCATTAAAATCCTTTGGGTAAAGATATTTTTCTAAAGCTCTTAAAAGGAGCTTTTCAATCATTGAACAATCCCCATTTGCAGCACTCATAAGCAGTCCGGAAAGTTGTTTTTCAAGATAGTTTTCCTCAATATCTTCAAGAATGGGATTTGAGAGTTCTTTTATAATCAAGCTTAAAACCACCACATTTAAAACCGTATGAGATTGAATCATAGGAAAATTTGAAATGATATGTTCAAAATCTCCGATTGAAAGCAGAGATTCTTGCGGAATAGGCAGTTTAGAAAATCTTAAGTTATTTTTTCTATTATCTATGGTCTTGGCGATGACTTCAAGTAAAGCTTTAACAGAAATTTGCTCACTCTTTATGAGTTCTTCCAACCCAATCGCGTTAAATGGAGCTTTTGGTTCATTTTCTTGTTGGGGAAAAATTTCCAAAATATCAGCATTGTCAAGTAATTCTTTTTTATCATTTTCTTCTTTGAGGGTGAAATTTTCTTCTTTACCCTTATCAGTGATTTTTATTGCATCAAGTTCAGTTTGCTGATCGATATCTTTCAAAATCGAATTCGTATTTTTAGCATTGCTCACAACTGCTTTAGCAGGCTTGATTGTCAATATCAAATCCCCAATTTGAAACGTGTCTCCCATATTAATAGAAACATGATGACCATAGCCAAGTCTTGAGAAAGAATGGTTATAAAAAATATCAGAAGCCTCAATAGGAACGATCGTGAAACAATCTTCGATGAAAGCAATTGCAACGTGTCTTTCATTAATACTTCCATTTTCATCTTGAAGTTCCCAATAACATCCCTTTCCCGATCCGATAATCCCCCCATCTTTCTCAAAGATACAATAAGAAGGTGTTGTGTTTGAAATATTTTCAGGGTTTTGCACCTCTATACAAAATTTTTCCATTATAATTTTCCTTTATTCTCCCGATATACTTTGGGGTAAGACAAGATTAGGCAATATTGCTAATGCCTGATTCACCACTTCTTCTCCGCCATCAATAAAATAATCAAAATAAAGATTTTTATTGTTATTAAAATATAACGATCTGATTCTGTTTTGTTCTTTTTTTGAATCTTGTAAGAATCTCAGCCATCCCCATTCGCCCTCATAAGTTTTAGAATATTTGATTGCGCCTTTATAATCGATTGCATTGATTTTGAATTTGGTTGAAGCTTTAAAATTATCTGCAATTATATCAAGCTTGGAAGGGAAGGTTTGATCATATATCATTTTTTTATCATCATAGGTAATAGCAATGCTTCCAAAATCTCCACTTAAACCTGCTGTTTTGATAAAAAAATTAATATTGAGATTGTCATTTTCGTTCAAAATTACATTTGATATGATTGCCATTTTCGAGACTGTATTTAAAAAATTTTGAGAAAAATTCAGTTT
Protein-coding sequences here:
- the tssK gene encoding type VI secretion system baseplate subunit TssK → MANNLKVVWLNGMNVDRVHFEQQERYLERNINQKTIMAHNNLYGISKIEFSAEMLLQGKIALSKISGISIDGSVFNAPDEDFLPEPLDLKEEALAGSVIVLKIPASIDTKADLSVQNSIPDTKFLSTQSVISSKISDDTSANNLGSIEDNMISSVHSQEKINVVLASLRLSLGIKSANSSDYSEIPICRIGSVSVDKKITLDDKFIPTMLDISKLPIIKSYIDEIVYSINQHKSLLNQSFKGLSRTKNILDFSTYLSLSILKKWYMIFSYIKNKSILHPEYFYEKLIEFQADLLSFGDEDQAQEFIRYNHAEITDSIIPLINITKMLFSRTTTPKYIMPNVVDNQNGFYDCIFDNAGILQSSILILAISADAGLEYLVNNFKTQSKIYTPTKIRNIVASQLRGINIEQLSIVPTDIPHMNNYVYYQIDKSDNNWLAFKEENTISIYVTNKIPNVDIKMWALIK
- the tssJ gene encoding type VI secretion system lipoprotein TssJ, which translates into the protein MRIKIFYLSVLSLFFLFSGCGNVKQIEIFNQKNSNLNYKKDEIPITIVFYELSNITKFKEAFIQDLIEREDTILGKDKIDSIKLQMIPDDKIIITAIKKKDVPYIGILAIYADVKNKKIKSAIKSKEIRGKKITFEISKKGIFIEGNKNKKKELINGK